A part of Miscanthus floridulus cultivar M001 chromosome 6, ASM1932011v1, whole genome shotgun sequence genomic DNA contains:
- the LOC136460514 gene encoding uncharacterized protein: MVDPIISTKQLTKILMDGGSGLNLMYAKTLDKMGIDRTCVCPTRAPFHAIMPRKQAMSLGQIDLLITYGDPSNYMMETLTFEVVGFPKTFHAILGHPCYAKFIAVPNHATAIVAFGELAAIKKEVTEEAPNTKKSTGSFEPMEGSKEVLIDPGSPDGKVVCIGTMLSSK, translated from the exons atggtcgacccgatcatcagcacgaagcagctcaccaaaatactgatggatggaggcagcggcctcaacctcatgtatgccaagacgctcgacaaaATGGGCATCGATCGGACATGCGTCtgcccaacccgagcacctttccatgccatcatgcctagaaagcaggctatGTCgcttgggcagattgatctgctcATTACCTATGGGGACCCATCCAATTATATGatggaaaccctcaccttcgaggtggtcgggttccccaaaaccttccacgccatcctaggacatccatgctacgcaaagttcattgCCGTCCCCAa TcacgccacagcaatcgtcgccttcggagagctcgccgccatcaagaaggaggtcaccgaagaagcacccaacACCAAGAAGTCAACCGGGTCCTTCGAGCCTATGGAGGGCtctaaagaggtcctcatagatcctggcAGCCCCGACGGCAAggtggtgtgcattggcaccatgctttcctctaaatag